The region TCATGCTTTTTATCTTTGTAAACATCTACTGTTCCGTTATTTGCATTGTCTCTAAAAAGAATATACGGATAGCCTATTTCTCCTCTTCGTTGTAATATTTTTGCCCAAATACTTCTTTTTTCTACATCACCATCAATCATTTCCTGCATCCACTGGTCACCTACCGTAACACCATGTGTTAATTCTTGAATTGGATTCCCCTCTGTTCCTATTTCTAAAAACTCCTTAATATCTGCGTGATCTATTGGCAAATATGGAGAAAAACGGCCTCTTCTTACAGAACCCTGACTCACAACATCCACCATTTTTTCAAACAATTGCATAATATGAACAGACCCAGATGATGAACCATTATTTTTAACATCTGCACCTCTTTGACGTAATTTACCAAAATAACCAGAAGTTCCTCCACCTAGTTTAGACATCATGCCAACTTCTGATTGTGAGAATAAAATATCTCCCATATCATCTGCTACATGTGAACCAAAACAACTAATAGGCAACCCTCTTTTTTTACCAAAATTAGACCATACTGGTGAGGCTAAAGAGTAATAACCCGCGGCCATATATTTATAAAACTTATCAGAAAACCCTTTAATTTTTAAAATATCTTCCGCATTATCCGCTATTTCACGAATTCTTTCTTCTGGAGTTGTTTTCCCTGTTAAATAACCAGATTCTAAAAATTTGCGACTATTTTCTGTTAGCCAGGTCATTTCAGGTTCTTTCTTTTTTTCAAGCATTTCTTTCCTGGCTGCATTGGCTGCTTGAATTAATCTTTCGTGTTCGGTAAGCGCTGTGGTATCTAAAATGTTCTGGTTCATAATTTAAAATAAGTCATCACTAGTTATACTTTTGGTTCTTTTACTGTAATTAATAGATCTTTTTACAAAGAAATCTCCGTGTTTGGTGCCTATAATTTCATCATCAAACCAATCTGTTTGCGATAATAAGGCTTGATCAACCTCGAATATTTTTGCAAGACCGATGCTTGATAAAGAGTTATTAAATCTATTTTTTATAAATTCTTTGATGACGTTTTTTGGTAAGAAATCTAATTCTCCTTTTTCAAATATCCAGTCGATTATTTTACTTTCAGAGAGAAAAGCTTCTTTACAGGTTTCTTGAATCATTAAACCATGATCTTCATCAAACCAATCTGGATTTTCTTCTTTTATAATTTTGATAACATCAATACCAAAATCACCATGAATTTGCTCTTCTTTAGATGTTGCTTCCACAACATTTGAAATTCCTTTTAATACATTTTTATGCTTATTAAAGGCCATGATAATTAAGAACTGAGAAAACAAAGAAACATGTTCTATAAATAAAGAAAATAGAATAATAGATTCCGAAAAATCTTTATTTTCTTCGCTTCGTACGTTTTTTAATGCGCCTTCTAAATAATTAACACGTCGCATCATAACTGGATTCTTCTTCAAGTTTTTAAACTCGTTATTCAATCCCAAAATTTCTAACAAATGAGAATATGCATCGTGATGGCGTACTTCACTTTCAGAAAAGGTAGCACCTACAGCGCCTATTTCTGGTTTTGGCATTCTTTTATGAATATCACCCCAAAAAGTCTTTACAGCTACCTCTATTTGAGAGATTGCTAACATGGTGTTTTTTATAGCACTTCTTTCTACATCACTTAAATGCGCCTTAAAATCTTGAATATCACTAGTATAATTGAATTCTGTATGAATCCAATACGAATGCCTAATTGCATCTACATATTCATGCAAAGCAGGATAATCATAAGGTTTTAAATTTACTCTTTTTTCAAAAATATTCTTTTTTCTATTTCTTGTTTGCTCATTTCTATATAAAATATAAGCTTTCGCCACATCATGAAAAGGGCTGTCCATTAACTTGTACTCTACGATATCTTGAACTTGTTCAACTGTGGGAATATAATCAGGTTCATTCAATTTCCTTTCTAATAAAGTACCATTCACAATGTTCGTAATTGCAATTGCATCTCGCTTTGTGCCATTATTTACAGAAAGCATGGCTTTTTCAATGGCTTTTGTAATTTTGTCTAATTCGAAAGGGCTCGTTTCGGAGTCTCTTTTTATGATTTGAGTAATTTCCACAGTAGTCTAAGGTTATTTAAATGTTAATAATCGGGGTTAACAAAGATTGGTTTTTTTACTAGAAAAAGCAATCCATACTTATTCACAAAACCCTTGAAGTTTTTAACAAAATGGTGATTTACCCGAATTTTACCTTGAAAATAAAAAATTTTAAACACCTAATTGTCAATTACTTAAAATTAAAAAAACGCTACAACCACCATTTTCATTGACATTCCTAAAACACGGATTTACATTTTTTATTCCTCCATTTATTTTTTTTGATATCGCTTCTTTTAATAATAGGAGTTATCATCGATGCGTTAAACAAAACTGAATTTTTAAATAATTTATCAAAAGAAATCACTTTTTATATCCTTCTATACAATTGTAAACTTTGATTATATATCAGCATAAAAAAGTTGATGAGATTATTCAACAAGTCTAAATAATTCAATTTTACATCAAAATAGGATTTAAAAACGTTTTATTTCACAACCAAATCAACTATAATTAACCTTCCTAGAGAGACGAAAAAAAGTTAGAGCGCAGAGATTATTATGATCCTTTAATACTATTTAGATTTTTTTTACATAACAACAAGTCATTTAAAATATTTTAAGCGACTTTTTTTTGCCGTATTTTTGCAAAAAGTTTATTTCGGATGAAAAAAAGGTTTCCAAAAATTGTTCAGTATGCAATTATTTCTCTTTATTTAATTTTTTTAGCAGGTGCAATTGTTAGAATGACGGGTTCTGGAATGGGTTGTCCCGATTGGCCTAAATGTTTCGGCTATTACATTCCGCCAACATCCGAAGATCAAATAACATGGAAACCGAATACTGAATTTAAAAAAGGCTTTATCATTATAAAAGACGAAGTGCTATTTGTTGCTGAAAAAGATGTAAAAACTTCTATTGAATTTAATGCAAAAAATTGGAAAGAATATACCAAACACGATTATAACAAATTTAATAAATTCCATACTTGGACAGAGTACATCAATCGGTTAGTTTCTGTACTAGCTGGATTTGTATTTTTGTTCTTAATCTATGCATCCACGAAATTTTGGAGTGAAAATAAAACGATTCCACTGCTCTCTTTTGGTGCATTTCTCTTAATGCTTTTTGAAGCTTGGTTAGGAAAAACAGTTGTTGACACCAATTTAACCCCAGAAATTATTACCATTCACATGGTGGTTGGTTTAATTATTATTGGAATTTTATTAAAGTTAAAGTTTATCGTTACTGACCACAAAAAAATATTCAGGTACAATTCACTTTTTAATAAATTACTCATTATTTCCGTTATCTTTTCTTTAGTGCAAATTGCAATGGGAACTCAGGTAAGACAATTTATAGATGAACAAGTAAAACAATTTGGTTTTGAAAATAAAAACTATAGCTTGATGAATCCTAGTTTTAAATTCTACTTTCATAGATCTTTTACCATTGCTATAGTGCTGGTAAACTTCGGATTGTTTTACATCAATCAAATTAAGAATTTGGGCTATAAACTAGTAAATTGGATTGTTTTCTTGATATTTTTAGAGACCATTACTGGAATTTTAATGTATTATGCAGAGTTTCCGATAGGAACACAAGCCATCCATTTATTATCTGGAGCTCTTTTATTCGGCCTACAATTTTATTTATGGTTGCAAAATCGTTCTGCCAAATAAGTACACCATTTATCATTTGAAAGTACTCTAATCATTAAAGAGTCGAGAAAATTAAGACACACCTTTAAGTAGCAACGAAAAAGATACTTTTTAAGATAATTTATGTGATTTGATAAAAAGGTGTTTGTTCCTGATTTTTCATCTAAATGACAAAAAATTGAAGTTAAAAAATAAAACTACGGATGTGCATTTACCCAAATTTCACCATCCGAAAAATGTTCTTTTTTCCAGATAGGAACTGTTTTCTTTAAAGTGTCTATTGCGAATTCACAAGCCAAAAAAGCTGCTTTTCTATGTTTTGCAGATGCCGTAATAATCACCGGAATTGCTCCAATTTTCAGCATTCCTTCTGCATGATGAATTGCTATTTTTTTAATATCGAATTGTTCTAAAGCTAGGTGCGCAATTTTTTCCATTTCTTTCATAGCCATCGGTTTGTAAGTAGAGAAATCTAACCGCGTAACTTTTTTTCCTTGGGTATCGTTTCTTACGGTACCTATAAAGGCAGAAATTCCGCCACAAGCATCATCTTCTACAAAATGGTAACACTCTTGCAAGTCGAGTTTTTCTGATGTAATTTTTATAAAAGTTCTTTGCATAACTCAACAAAAATAGTGAAACATATTTGTATTTTTGCAAAAATAAATAAAACGTCTTTACAAGGAGTTTTAGTAGAAATAATCTCTGTTTATAATTAGATTGTTTGGTAAACTAGCAAAGGCAAAAATCAATTTTATGAAAAATATCTTTAGGATTATTAGCTTTTTAGAAGGAATTTCTTATTTACTCTTACTTTTTATTGCAGTGCCAATTAAATACCTTCAAGGAGATGCCTCATATGTAAAAATGTTAGGGATGCCGCACGGAATTTTATTTATGCTCTATATTGTTTTGGCAATTGTTATTCAAAAACAAATGTCATGGAATCTAAAAACTATAGGAATTGTTTTTCTTGCTTCCATTATACCTTTGGGCACTTTTTATGTTGATAAAAAATATTTACAAGATTAGTTGATAAGCCAATCAAATAGATTCGCACACAAAGCCCAAAAATAGTATTCAACCGACATTCTTAGAAAAAGTTTCAATACATTTTTTCATAAAAAGAAGATCACTAATGCTTTTTTCTCAACATGCTTTTTTGAGAATAGTTTGTAAATAAATGATTAAGGTAAACTTTTTAACCACCACTTACAGGCGGAATTATAGCCACTACATCACTTTCTTTTAAAATACTTGCAGCAGTTGCATATTCTTCATTTATAGCAATTGCATAGGAGTTGATCTTTTCTAATTGTGAAAATTTATCTTTTAAAACGGTTTTAAAACTTGCTATTGAGCAGTTTTGCTCAACTTCCATTTGCAATTGAGAAGCCCCTACTAAATCTGTTGTAATTCCGAAAAACAAAACGCTTATTTTCATAGTTCAAAAATAGTTAAAACAAACTTGCTCTAAAGACAAATCCGGTTTCTTTTATATCACCATAATGCGCATTTACATATTCGAAACGTAAAAATCGATATTTACCAAAACCTATGTTTGCCAGACCGATAGAATATTCTGTGTAGGGTTTGTTATCTGCCATAAACAGTACTTTTCCGCCACCAACTAAATGAAAATTCAACTTATTTATGAACGGAATTTTACCCAAAAGTGCACCTCTAAAATTATGTTCGACATGCATTTCTGCATATTTATCATTTGTATAATATTTATAATACTCTAACAAATTAAAGCTATTTAAGTCAATATCTATTGGAAACCATAACTGATTTCCATTCGGTTGAATATTATCCATAAACGCAATATTTTTCTTTTCTAAAAAAGCACCTCCACGAATATGGTATGCGAAATCACCATAATTCCCGGCTTTTAAATTTTGTCGAATATTCACAATGAACAAATCTGAATTTAATTCTGATCTATCGGCACCAAACCTTTTTCTATAATTTACATTTATTGTTGGATATTTATTATTTCCATTAGTAGATTTTCTATCGGGATAAGACAAATATTTTTGACCAAACACAAAAGTAGCTCCTATATTTAAAGTTGCAATGGAATGTTCTGTAAAAGCACTGGTTGTAAAATTTTCTGGATCTAAAGGATTGTTAGACCAATAACCCGTACTACCCTCTTTTATAAAAGCATAGTTTGTAGTATTAAAAAGTGGTGTTCTTTTTGCATATTCTAAAGAACTTGTAAAATATACACCATTTCTAATTTCTTCAGAATACTGAATTTTAGCAAAAGTTCTATCAAAAATTTTCATGTAATTATTTCTATAAAGTAAAGAAGCGATGGTATTATTCAACTTAAAAATCGGTTCTCTCTCATTAAATTGTGTTGTTTCCACTCCTCCTGAAATATATAATCTTGGTCTTGAGAAATTATTCCATTTTTTTGAAAAGAAAAAAGTAGGTCTTAAGCGTTTATCAGAAAACCCATAATTCGCATTAATTCCTGCATTCCACCATTTACCTACTTCATTAATTTGTTTAAAATAACTAAAACCAGCAGAAGTATTTACTCCTTGAACCGTATTAAAACCAGTTTTTAACAAAGGACCATTATAAGAAAAAGATTTTTTTTCATAAGAATTTCTATAAGTATAGCCCTTTATAGGATCTAACCATTTAAATTTATTTCCTTTTGCATCTACAGAATCTAAATATTTTTTAGATTTCCGAATCACTTTAATACTATCTTTTACTTGATAATCTGTAATTTCTTCTTGGGTAAGTGGCACGGGCCTTAATTCATTCCAGAAAACAGAATCTTTTTTTGTTGCATTTTTTTCAAAAGACAGCACTTCATTGGTAAAAGTATCCTCTGTAAAGTTAGGTTTAAAATTATAATCTGAATAGACATAAGAAAACTTTCCATTGGGTTTAAAACCTAAAAACTTCACATCGAAATCTATGGTTTGACTTATTAAAACCCAACCTGCTATTTCTTCAGAATAATTATACCCCTGTTTTAACTTTAAAGAATTTACAACAGGTATATTTACCTGAACACCCGTGGTTGTAACATCCGCCCCGTACAACGCCCAGTCATCTTCTACGATGTAAATAAAACCATCAAAAACTCTATCATTTTTCCGTTTCGGAATTAATTTAATTTTATTAATTAGCTTACCATTCTTCTCATAAAATGTTCCAACTAATTTATACTTGTAATAACTAAATGCATTGGTAGAAATTGGCGAAACCAAATCGTTAAAAACAGGCAAACTATTTTCATACAAATCTAAATTAGAATCTTCTGCTCTATTAAAACTGACACCATTATCTTCACCAGAAACTTTAGAAGCGACTATTTTTTCTTTGAATTTTTTAGGTTTTTTTTGAAAAGAAATATTAGAAAATGTTTCCGATAAATAAATAATACCTGTTCTGGTAGAATCTAAACCTCCACCAAAATCTCCAGTACTTTGTCCCAAAAAACTCTCAGGGGCATCCTTAATTCTTGTTAATCCTCTAGAGTAAAATTTAGCCGTATAATTGGCTAATTTGTCTGTATTTTTATCTTTGTTGGCAATTACATTTCTAATAATATTATTTGCAGGATTATCTTTTGTAGAAATAGAAATCCCATCCAATTTTATATTTTCTTCTTCCAATTCTGCATTTAACTCAAAAGGAAAAGAAGTAATATTTATTTCTTTTTTTAGCGTTTTAAAGCCTAAAAACTGAAAAACAATGGTGTGTAAACCTTTTTTTTTCAATTCTAAAAAATAATCACCATTATCATTAGACGTAGTACCTGTAACCGTTTTATCTAAATAAACACTCACAAACGAAAGTGGATCACCATTTTTATCTGTAATTCTCCCTTTTACTTGTGCTAAAATTGATGTAGATATTAGAATTAATAATAGAAAAATATTTCTTCTCATAATTTGGGTTTCCTTTTTTATACGCAAACATAAAGTTTATGTTACAAGTAAATGTTTAATATTTGTTAAACAGATTACGATACTCTTTGCTTTAAGACGATACAAACTTAAAAACGTTACTTAGATAAAAAAAGTTACACTTACTATTTTAATTTTTAAATAAAAACGAAATACCATTGATAAAAACTAATTCGTATTACTAAATTTACAATTAAAAAAAAACAATACCCATATCCATTTTTGATGAACCAAACACTCCTATCTTCTCCTCTGCAAGGATTTACAGATTATAAATTTAGAAATGCTTTTAATCAATTCTTTGGAGGAATCGACACTTTTTATTCGCCGTATATTCGACTTAATGGAAAATTAATCATTAAAAACTCGTATCAAAAAGATATTCTTCCAGAAAACAATACCGAATTAGAGGTGATTCCTCAAATTATCACCAATGATGTGGATGAATTTTTATTTGTTTCTAAATATGTGCAAGAATTAGGATACAAAGAATTAAATTGGAATTTAGGTTGTCCCTACCCGATGGTTACGAAACGCGGAATGGGTTCTGGATTGATCAGCGATTCCGAAAAAATAAATAGTATTCTTCATAAAATTCATAACGAATCTGATATTCTCGTTTCTATGAAAATGAGGATGGGTTATGATACTCCTGAAGAAATTTTGGATGTATTACCCATTTTAGACACCTATCCTTTAAAAAATATTGCCATTCACGCTAGGATAGGAAAACAATTGTACAAAGGAGGTACAAATTTAGAAGCATTTCAAAAGTGTTTAGACAACACCAAACACAAACTGTATTATAACGGTGATATTACTTCCGTGGCAGCTTTTAAAAAACTACAAGAACAATTTACTACGATAGATCATTGGATGATTGGAAGAGGATTAATTGCAGATCCTTTTTTACCAAGCATGATAAAAAATAACACCACTGAATATCCACAAAACAGATTTGATATTTTTCAAGAATTTCATGAACGAATCTATACGGAATACGATGCAGCGCTTTCTGGACCAACACCAATTAAAATGAAAATGCTTGGTTTTTGGGAATACTTTTCTAAAAGCTTTTCAAATCCTCAAAAAACCTATAAAAAAATAAAAAAAGCACAAAATGCAAAAGTATATGCCATTGCCGTTCAAGAGATTTTTAAAGAAGCAAAGAATGGTTAATTTACTTCAATTTAAACTCCATAAAAACAGGCAAATGATCTGAAGCTTGCTCAAAATCATTCAACACTTTTCCTGAAATATATTCAATAGAATTTTTGGTATAAAAAATATAATCTATCCTTTCATAAGGATCTTTTGTATCGAAGGTATTACTTAGATTACGGATATCAAAAGCCGCATTTCCAATATCTTTCATGGCAAATATTTTTTGAACAACTGCATTTTCGTCCCGAGCTTTTGCATTAAAATCGCCTAATAAAATAGTGGGATACTTGTCTTTATACTGATTAAAAATCTTTAATACTTCTTGAAATTGCCGCACTCTTGTTTCTTTTTCAAAAGCTTCTAAATGAATATTTATCAACACAACATCTTTACCATTTAAAACAACCTTTACAACTTGGGCTAAACGATCTAAATAAAAAGCATCTCTATAAAAAGGAGCATCTGCAACTCTTGGTAAAACAATTCTTTGCTGCTCTTTTAAAGGATATTTGCTAATAATAGATTGGCCAGAAACCACTTTACCAAAATGCATACTTACAGGCCAATAAGGAAAAGGTAAATAACGCTCATCCCAATTAATGGCTTTTGCTCTAAAAGGATAGCCTAAATTAGCAATTTCTTCTTCTTGATTTATATGATAACTTCTAGATGCATCATAATCTATTTCTTGAAAAGAAATAATATCTGGATGTATTTCTTTCGTTTCTTCTAAAACTTTTTGTAGATTTTTATCAAATAATTCTTTTGATTTTGCGACGGGAAGATTATTTGTCATCCCACTTAAATAACCAATATTATACGTTACAATACTAAAGATCGAATCATTTTCTAGCAGTATATCATTTTCAACAATTGTTAGTTTGGTATATTCATTTTCTTTTAAAGTTGATGAGGAAGCCCAAAAAAAGAAAATCAGAAAGGCAACTGCCAATAATAAAAAAAATTGAGAAAGGTATTTTAAGAAGCGTTTCATAAGTTCTTTTTTTTGCTTGTATTTACTAAATTCTACTATTCTATTTTGAACAGAAATATCTATTTTTAAGGATCTGAATGATTCTTTAAATCTAATGATTTTTTTGAGAAATCCAGTATTTCTAGTGCAAATAAATAATTATAAATTGAAGTAAAATCACCCAAGTTTTTACTTTAATTTATAATTCATATCGGCTACCTAATTTTTATTTTAAATTAAAATTCCCTGATAACTTCGGGTGTATTTTATGAATTAAGAAATGTTAAAAAACCGTTAATCAGACATATAATTTAAACCTTTTTCTTTTTTAAATGTCAAAGAAGCGTAAACAATTAACAATAATAATTTATATCATGAAAAAAGTAGCAAGCATTTTAGTATTCATATTCGTATGTACTTTAACCACTCAAGCACAGAAAAAAAGAAGAGATAATAGACCTCAATTATCCGTTAAGCAGCAAACGGAATTGGCTGTAAAACAAATGACTTTAGCTTTAGATTTATCGGAAAAACAACAGGATCAAGTAGCGCCTTTAATTCAGGCACAAGTAGCTGCGAAAAAAGAGGCTATGACTAAAAGGAAAGCGATGCAAGAAAGCAATACGAAACCTTCATCTGACGAAATTTATGAAATGAGAAGCAAAATGTTAGACAATCAAATTGCTTTTAAGAACAAGATGAAAGATATCTTAAATAAAGAACAATTTGAGCAGTTTCAAAAAATGAAAAAAGCAAGAAAAATGAGAGGGATGAGAGGAATTAGAGAAATAAAGAAAAGAAAAATAGCTAAAGAAGAAAAAAAATGGTAACATAAATACTACCTTTTATACTCTTGGTTATTTGAAATAAAAGGCATTTGTTTTGGTTGATTAATTTTTTTAAAAAAATCCGATTTCTTAATTGATATCGGATTTTTGTATAAATGACGAATTTGCGTTAGCGATTGAACGGCATGTTTGAGCTCTTTTTTGTTTTTTAAAAAAAGCGAGTAGTGAAAGCGCGACCTTGTGTAACGCCCAAATTTTACTCTTTAAACCAACTAGAATATTTTACATAATTATTCGCGATTCTGTCTATTTCCCCAGAAATTAATGCTTGTGAAATGTCTTTAACTTTTTTAGCAGGAACTCCTGCATAAATGCTTCCGCTTTCTACTTTGGTATTTTTGGTGACCACGGCTCCGGCTGCAATAATTGAGTTCGATTCAATAATACAATCATCCATAATGATAGACCCCATTCCTACCAAAACATTGTCATGAATTGTGCAACCATGTACAATTGCATTGTGCCCAATAGAAACATTATTACCAATGGTTGTGGGCGATTTTAAGTAGGTTGCGTGAATTACAGCACCATCTTGAATGTTTACTTTATTGCCAATTTTAATATAATGCACATCGCCTCTAATGACCGCATTATACCAAATACTGCATTCTTTACCCAAGGAAACTTCTCCAAGAATAGTTGCGTTTTCTGCCACAAAACAATCTTCTGGAATTTGTGGATGTTTTCCGTTTACCTGCTTAATAATTGGCATCTTTTTTAATTTTTTAAGTGAAATTTATTACTCAGTAAATGTAAAGATTAAATAAAAACATTTTCATAAAATTGGTTTAAAAAATATTCCATTCGAGGTACCATTTTATTTTATTAGAACTCAAAACATCAACTACATTGAATGAATTTACGGGTAATTTCGGTCAAATGTTTCTTTTCTTTTCTTTTCTTTTCTTTTCTTTTCCAAAGGCTCCGTTTGCGACGCTCTAGTTAAAAACACTTATTTTAAAAGTAATTTTTGTCCGATAGAAATAGTATTGTCTTTTAAATTGTTGCGTTTTTTTAAAAGATCTATAGAAATTCCGAATTTTCTACTAATAGCATATAAAGTATCACCTTTTTGAACATTATAATATTTTATGTTCGTAGGCTCTGATATTCCTTCTGTAAAACCTTTATTTTTCACTATATCAAATTCATATAATTTATAATCATTGATAATTTTCAATAATTTTTCTGGATACTTTCTATCGGTTGCATACCCAGCTTTTCGCAGTCCATAAGCCCATTTTCGGTAATCTTTTATATTGTATTCAAATAAAAAAGCATAGCGTTTTCTTTGGGTTAAAAACAAGGAATGATCCTTGTAAGAAGTTTCTGGATATTGATATTTTCTAAAACATTCTCCTTTTTCATCATCATCATGATATACTCTTTCACCTTTCCATTGTGTGTGACATTTTATACCAAAATGATTGTTAGATTTTAATGCCAATTCTCCTCTCCCCGTGCCAGATTCTAAAATTCCTTGCGCCAAAGTAATGCTAGCCGGAATCTTATATTCATGCATTTCAAGCACAGCTATTGGAGCATATTTTCTAATATAAGCAAGTTTATATTTGTCAAGTTTCGGGTTTTTCTTGGCTAATTCTTTTGTAAGTTCTTTTTCATTTACAGAGGGTAATTCTATGGGTGCTGGCTCTGAAATTACCACTTCAGAATTTTTCTTTTGAATCACTCTTTTTTTAGAACCACAAGCCGTTAGAAAAAATATCGCCGATAAAAAAAATAAAACCCTTAATTTCATAGTACATTAATTATTTGTTCTTCTTTACTTTTCAATTTTTTATTAAAACCATCTATTCCTTGAATTCCTCCCGTATGAATTGCCAAAATTTTAGTACCTTCTGGAAATGTATCTTTTTTAATTAAATCAATGATTCCGAAAATCATTTTTCCCGTATAAATAGGATCTAACAAAACATTGGTTTCGGTTTTAAACTCATTGATAAAACGAATTAGTTCTTCATTATATTTAGCATATCCTCCAAAATGATAGGTTTTTTGTAATTTCCAATTTTTTCTATTGATGGTATATTTTTTAATTTCTTCGGATAAAAAATTCCCCTTCAGAGCAGGAAATCCGATAACTTTTTGCTTCTTTCCTATAGAATTTATCAACCCAGAAATTGTGCCACCTGTTCCTAAAGCAGCACAAATATAATGGAACTCTTTGTCTTCTTCTGTTAATATTTCTTCACAGCCTTTAACTGCCAAAATATTTGTACCTCCTTCAGGAATTAAATAAAAATCGCCCCATTTATTTTTTAGCTTTTCTATTAAACCAAAAGAAGTTTTTTGCCTATACTCTTCTCTAGAAACAAAATGTAACTTCATTCCGTTATTATGAGCTTCTCTTAGAGTTGCATTCTCCTCTAAGGTTTTTGTGAGGTTTTTACCTAATTCATCACCTCTAATGATTCCAAAAGTTTTTAATCCGGCTAATTTACCTGCTACGGCAGTTGCTACCACATGATTAGAATATGCACCACCAAAAGTAAGTATCGCCTTCTTTTTTAATTTTTTAGCTTCTTTCAGATTGTATTTTAGTTTTCTAAATTTATTACCCGAAACAAAAGGGTGAATTAAATCTTCTCTTTTAATTGATAGTTGTACTTTTTTTTCTTCCAAAACTGGGAGCGATATTTCTTGATTTTGAGTTGCTAAAATTTCATTAAAATTCATACTATATAATAGATATTGGGGAGTTAAATGCTATTTTAATTTCCGTAATAGAAGCGAACAGCTCTTTTTTAAGAAAATTTAGAAATCTGCTCTTCAACTTTTTCCCAATCTTCCATCAAAGCATCTATTTTTGCTTTTTTAGCTTTGTATTTTTGAAAAAAATTAGGTCTCGCAGAAACCTCTTCATAATTTTTGGCTAGTTCTAAATCTATTCTTTCAATTTCTTTTTCTAAATCAGCAATATCAGTTTCTATACTAGATAATT is a window of Polaribacter litorisediminis DNA encoding:
- a CDS encoding tRNA dihydrouridine synthase, which translates into the protein MNQTLLSSPLQGFTDYKFRNAFNQFFGGIDTFYSPYIRLNGKLIIKNSYQKDILPENNTELEVIPQIITNDVDEFLFVSKYVQELGYKELNWNLGCPYPMVTKRGMGSGLISDSEKINSILHKIHNESDILVSMKMRMGYDTPEEILDVLPILDTYPLKNIAIHARIGKQLYKGGTNLEAFQKCLDNTKHKLYYNGDITSVAAFKKLQEQFTTIDHWMIGRGLIADPFLPSMIKNNTTEYPQNRFDIFQEFHERIYTEYDAALSGPTPIKMKMLGFWEYFSKSFSNPQKTYKKIKKAQNAKVYAIAVQEIFKEAKNG
- a CDS encoding endonuclease/exonuclease/phosphatase family protein, which gives rise to MKRFLKYLSQFFLLLAVAFLIFFFWASSSTLKENEYTKLTIVENDILLENDSIFSIVTYNIGYLSGMTNNLPVAKSKELFDKNLQKVLEETKEIHPDIISFQEIDYDASRSYHINQEEEIANLGYPFRAKAINWDERYLPFPYWPVSMHFGKVVSGQSIISKYPLKEQQRIVLPRVADAPFYRDAFYLDRLAQVVKVVLNGKDVVLINIHLEAFEKETRVRQFQEVLKIFNQYKDKYPTILLGDFNAKARDENAVVQKIFAMKDIGNAAFDIRNLSNTFDTKDPYERIDYIFYTKNSIEYISGKVLNDFEQASDHLPVFMEFKLK
- a CDS encoding gamma carbonic anhydrase family protein, which gives rise to MPIIKQVNGKHPQIPEDCFVAENATILGEVSLGKECSIWYNAVIRGDVHYIKIGNKVNIQDGAVIHATYLKSPTTIGNNVSIGHNAIVHGCTIHDNVLVGMGSIIMDDCIIESNSIIAAGAVVTKNTKVESGSIYAGVPAKKVKDISQALISGEIDRIANNYVKYSSWFKE
- a CDS encoding glucosaminidase domain-containing protein; its protein translation is MKLRVLFFLSAIFFLTACGSKKRVIQKKNSEVVISEPAPIELPSVNEKELTKELAKKNPKLDKYKLAYIRKYAPIAVLEMHEYKIPASITLAQGILESGTGRGELALKSNNHFGIKCHTQWKGERVYHDDDEKGECFRKYQYPETSYKDHSLFLTQRKRYAFLFEYNIKDYRKWAYGLRKAGYATDRKYPEKLLKIINDYKLYEFDIVKNKGFTEGISEPTNIKYYNVQKGDTLYAISRKFGISIDLLKKRNNLKDNTISIGQKLLLK
- a CDS encoding 1-aminocyclopropane-1-carboxylate deaminase/D-cysteine desulfhydrase, with product MNFNEILATQNQEISLPVLEEKKVQLSIKREDLIHPFVSGNKFRKLKYNLKEAKKLKKKAILTFGGAYSNHVVATAVAGKLAGLKTFGIIRGDELGKNLTKTLEENATLREAHNNGMKLHFVSREEYRQKTSFGLIEKLKNKWGDFYLIPEGGTNILAVKGCEEILTEEDKEFHYICAALGTGGTISGLINSIGKKQKVIGFPALKGNFLSEEIKKYTINRKNWKLQKTYHFGGYAKYNEELIRFINEFKTETNVLLDPIYTGKMIFGIIDLIKKDTFPEGTKILAIHTGGIQGIDGFNKKLKSKEEQIINVL